Proteins from one Sulfurovum sp. TSL1 genomic window:
- a CDS encoding phosphoribosyltransferase codes for MPSDSNPNAYFEDREDASKQLIETLPIELFSKNETVVIGVSEGGVYFADKISKAINAQMDILLAEPILAPNNHEVAIAMVSETEEVVIHKALVDAFEINEDYVYGEAHRKYEEEVLSYVYKYRKGKDLISLKGKYVILADECIETGLTMMVALKSVIARGAKNIFIATPILDKGVYQNLLTVCDGVFCPHKIQDYISIEYYYKHFERLNFEEITSMVHDQEVKPKEVE; via the coding sequence ATGCCCAGCGATTCAAACCCTAACGCGTATTTTGAAGATAGAGAAGACGCTTCAAAACAGTTGATTGAAACACTGCCTATAGAGTTGTTTTCAAAAAATGAAACGGTAGTGATAGGTGTCAGTGAAGGAGGCGTTTATTTTGCAGATAAGATATCCAAGGCTATCAATGCACAGATGGATATTTTACTCGCAGAACCTATATTGGCACCGAATAACCATGAAGTGGCTATTGCAATGGTCTCTGAAACAGAAGAAGTGGTGATACATAAAGCACTTGTCGATGCGTTCGAGATCAATGAAGATTATGTCTATGGCGAAGCCCACAGAAAGTATGAAGAGGAAGTACTCTCTTACGTCTATAAATATCGAAAAGGAAAGGATTTGATCTCTCTCAAGGGGAAATATGTTATCTTGGCTGATGAGTGCATAGAGACCGGACTGACCATGATGGTTGCACTGAAGTCGGTCATCGCAAGAGGGGCTAAAAATATTTTTATTGCAACGCCCATATTGGATAAAGGTGTCTATCAAAATCTGCTTACGGTGTGTGATGGTGTATTTTGCCCTCATAAGATACAAGACTATATTTCGATAGAATACTATTACAAACATTTTGAAAGATTGAATTTTGAAGAGATAACCTCCATGGTCCATGATCAAGAAGTAAAACCAAAAGAAGTAGAATAA
- a CDS encoding DnaJ domain-containing protein: MNINPKDEIEKALEILHLPKLISKADIKKQYHYLAKKNHPDLGGDVENMEQLNHAYKLLMKYIEEFRYTFDDEEISKQFPGADYAQRFKP; encoded by the coding sequence ATGAATATCAATCCTAAAGATGAGATCGAAAAAGCGTTAGAGATATTACATCTGCCCAAATTGATCAGCAAAGCGGATATCAAAAAACAGTACCATTATCTGGCTAAAAAGAATCACCCTGACCTAGGAGGGGATGTTGAAAACATGGAACAGCTAAATCACGCGTATAAATTATTGATGAAGTATATAGAAGAGTTTCGTTATACTTTTGATGATGAAGAAATTTCTAAACAATTCCCAGGAGCAGATTATGCCCAGCGATTCAAACCCTAA
- a CDS encoding LPS-assembly protein LptD, whose translation MTKKLVFFLVSMIAGIQIVSAASDKSKIEITAKHVDAAGNTVKARDQVVVYYEDSIIKAASADFDKSTKVLVLDGEIEMLGYNGSKVHTNHIEIHTDTKEVTFDELFLIGKNDVWIFSDDAHKDEGNYTLGASLISSCDIEDPLWKMSFSDALYDSDANYIKLYGAKVYLWDIPMFYTPYLAFSTDRERSSGLLFPAFGYSSTEGFLYEQPIYWAISPSMDLEFNPQIRTSRSIGMYSTFRFVDSSHSSGKLRVGYFKDKTEYIDDNYLPNDSHYGVEFNYESSKVLSHKLPSGFTDGLYTNITYLNDIDYLNLQQSHLRHFGLIPLQESRVNYFLYNNDYYTGLNAKYFIDTRKEDNSDTLQILPALQLHKYLSHFIWDNLTYSTDLRINNFDREKGTTLRQAELKVPVEFTTSFFDDYLNLSLGEELYYSKFFFDNGTYLYDDFEYYSNIHKVKFFTDLTKKYGGFIHVLQPSFAYIRPGNEHKSPSLSALDVNQTALFTVGLPEEHYALNLSQYFYDEMMNLKFFQRLTQTYYLDRNYEFADLNNEMQYNWNRWSLYNNVTYSHEYGKIRESASRVTLNEQDYHFSLGHTYKKILPDVPTYVTGNLNANEIYFYFGYAFNEQIKVNGGLTYDVDDASSKQWRLGGSYHRDCWNATASVRQDIVPRPTGFTLDTTFYLQLNFIPFGAVGTE comes from the coding sequence ATGACTAAAAAGCTCGTTTTTTTTCTTGTATCTATGATAGCGGGCATACAAATAGTGTCTGCTGCCTCAGATAAAAGTAAAATCGAGATAACAGCAAAACATGTGGATGCTGCAGGCAATACAGTCAAAGCCAGAGATCAGGTGGTGGTATATTATGAAGACAGTATCATTAAAGCAGCTTCTGCAGATTTTGACAAAAGTACCAAAGTACTTGTTCTTGATGGAGAGATCGAAATGCTGGGCTACAATGGAAGTAAAGTTCATACCAATCATATTGAAATTCATACCGATACAAAAGAGGTGACGTTCGATGAACTCTTTCTGATCGGGAAAAATGATGTGTGGATCTTTTCAGATGATGCACATAAAGATGAAGGCAATTATACTTTGGGAGCCTCTCTGATTTCAAGTTGCGATATTGAAGATCCTTTATGGAAAATGTCTTTCTCGGACGCTTTATACGATAGTGATGCAAACTATATAAAGCTCTATGGCGCCAAGGTATATTTATGGGATATTCCTATGTTTTATACACCTTATTTGGCTTTTTCAACTGATAGAGAAAGAAGTTCAGGGCTTCTCTTTCCTGCTTTTGGGTATTCATCCACTGAGGGGTTTCTCTACGAACAACCTATCTATTGGGCTATTTCTCCAAGTATGGATTTAGAGTTTAACCCACAGATCCGTACATCAAGGAGCATAGGGATGTACAGTACCTTTCGTTTTGTTGATTCATCGCATTCATCCGGAAAGTTGAGGGTAGGGTATTTCAAAGATAAAACGGAGTATATAGACGACAACTATCTCCCAAACGATAGTCACTATGGGGTAGAGTTCAACTATGAATCTTCCAAAGTACTGTCTCATAAATTACCCAGTGGATTTACAGATGGTCTCTATACCAACATAACCTATCTTAATGATATCGATTATCTGAATTTACAGCAAAGCCATTTGAGACATTTTGGACTTATTCCTCTACAAGAATCCAGAGTGAATTATTTTCTTTATAACAATGACTACTACACAGGGTTAAATGCCAAATATTTCATCGATACAAGAAAAGAGGATAACAGTGATACATTACAGATACTGCCTGCCCTGCAATTACATAAATACTTAAGTCATTTTATATGGGATAACCTCACCTATAGCACAGATCTCCGCATCAATAATTTTGATAGAGAAAAAGGTACTACCCTCCGTCAGGCGGAGCTCAAGGTACCAGTGGAATTTACCACATCATTTTTTGATGATTATTTGAATCTCTCTTTGGGAGAAGAGCTGTATTACAGTAAATTCTTTTTTGATAATGGAACGTATCTTTATGATGATTTTGAGTATTACAGTAATATACATAAAGTAAAATTTTTTACGGATCTAACGAAAAAGTATGGTGGATTTATACATGTTCTGCAACCCTCTTTTGCGTACATTAGACCGGGGAATGAACACAAGTCCCCTTCGTTGTCTGCACTGGATGTGAACCAAACAGCATTGTTCACGGTTGGGTTACCTGAAGAGCACTATGCACTGAATTTAAGCCAATACTTTTATGATGAAATGATGAACTTAAAATTTTTTCAAAGATTGACGCAAACCTATTACCTTGATAGAAACTATGAATTTGCTGATCTGAATAATGAAATGCAGTACAATTGGAACAGATGGAGTTTGTATAATAATGTGACCTATTCACATGAGTATGGTAAAATACGTGAGTCAGCCAGCCGAGTTACCTTAAATGAACAAGATTACCATTTTAGTCTGGGGCATACCTATAAAAAGATATTACCTGATGTGCCGACCTATGTTACCGGTAATCTCAATGCCAATGAAATCTATTTTTATTTTGGATATGCATTCAATGAACAGATCAAGGTGAATGGCGGTTTAACGTATGATGTGGATGATGCATCAAGTAAGCAGTGGAGATTGGGGGGAAGCTATCACCGTGATTGCTGGAATGCTACGGCATCCGTCCGACAAGATATCGTTCCCAGACCAACAGGCTTTACGCTAGATACTACATTTTATTTGCAGTTAAACTTTATTCCTTTTGGTGCAGTAGGGACCGAATAA
- a CDS encoding RDD family protein produces MSESLSLPLASLQKRITAFVIDDMVITLFFIIIFYDQFSAVLSNITVLDEAALETVNSFIAQNLLVVLSIKLLYHTVLVWQNGMTLGKYFMKIKVIDLETGDTPGFQKAFLRASVRIPSEVLFYLGFLMAFFVPLRQTLHDKLSNCVVVND; encoded by the coding sequence ATGTCTGAATCTCTATCCTTGCCCCTTGCAAGTCTTCAAAAAAGAATCACTGCTTTTGTCATAGATGATATGGTTATCACCCTGTTTTTTATCATTATTTTTTATGATCAATTCTCTGCAGTTTTGTCAAATATCACAGTGCTAGATGAAGCAGCACTTGAAACTGTCAATAGCTTCATCGCTCAAAATCTTTTGGTTGTGCTCTCTATAAAACTTCTCTATCACACTGTTTTAGTGTGGCAAAACGGTATGACGCTGGGTAAGTATTTTATGAAGATCAAAGTGATAGATTTGGAAACAGGAGATACCCCTGGTTTTCAAAAGGCATTTTTACGTGCTTCCGTGAGGATCCCAAGTGAAGTACTGTTCTATCTGGGCTTTCTTATGGCATTCTTTGTACCACTGAGACAAACACTGCATGATAAACTTTCTAACTGCGTAGTTGTGAATGACTAA
- the purD gene encoding phosphoribosylamine--glycine ligase, protein MNVLIIGAGGREYSIGLALTKDENVEKIYFAPGNGATDTLGENLEISDFSALADFVEANGIELTIVGPEAPLVGGIVDVFKARGLTIFGPTAQAAQLEGSKIFMKNFLARHNVPTAKYIETDSLQDAYDFIMTLDAPIVVKADGLCAGKGVIIAQSHDEAKKAAGEMLSGNAFGDAGTSIVVEEFLDGYELSVFAICDGKDYVVLPAAQDHKRLLNNDEGPNTGGMGAYAPTPLVNDEIYRKLNERVIEPTLKGMEAEGMPFTGVLFIGVMVVKGEPIILEYNVRFGDPECEELMPLLKSPASELFYKAATGDLKNAKIEFHDKYAVGVVMASKDYPYKSSSPAEIIVDDIYHEEVRENAHISYAGVTRGEDGKLYATGGRVLVCVGIGDSIKEAQRRAYMLVGQVHFAGKQCRTDIAYQAL, encoded by the coding sequence ATGAACGTATTGATAATAGGTGCCGGCGGTAGAGAATACTCTATTGGCTTGGCATTGACAAAAGATGAGAATGTAGAGAAGATCTATTTTGCACCGGGTAACGGAGCCACAGACACATTGGGTGAGAACCTTGAGATCAGTGATTTTTCTGCATTGGCTGATTTTGTAGAAGCCAATGGTATCGAACTGACCATTGTGGGTCCGGAAGCACCATTGGTAGGCGGTATTGTGGATGTCTTTAAAGCCAGAGGTCTTACGATCTTTGGACCCACAGCCCAAGCGGCACAACTTGAAGGTTCCAAGATCTTTATGAAGAACTTTCTCGCCCGTCACAATGTGCCTACTGCCAAGTACATTGAAACGGATTCATTGCAGGATGCATATGATTTTATCATGACACTGGATGCCCCGATCGTAGTGAAAGCAGACGGACTTTGTGCTGGTAAGGGTGTGATCATCGCCCAAAGCCATGACGAAGCAAAAAAAGCTGCAGGTGAAATGCTTTCAGGTAACGCATTTGGTGATGCGGGTACAAGTATTGTTGTGGAAGAATTCCTGGATGGCTATGAGCTTTCTGTATTTGCTATCTGTGATGGAAAAGATTATGTGGTCTTGCCTGCGGCACAGGATCATAAAAGACTCCTCAATAATGATGAAGGTCCAAACACTGGCGGTATGGGTGCCTATGCCCCTACACCTCTGGTCAATGATGAGATCTATCGTAAGTTGAACGAGAGAGTGATAGAACCTACACTAAAGGGTATGGAAGCTGAAGGTATGCCGTTCACGGGGGTACTTTTTATCGGTGTGATGGTGGTCAAAGGTGAGCCTATCATTCTTGAGTATAATGTACGTTTTGGTGATCCTGAATGTGAAGAGTTGATGCCGCTGCTTAAGTCTCCGGCTTCTGAACTCTTCTATAAGGCAGCAACAGGTGATCTGAAAAATGCCAAGATAGAGTTTCATGACAAATATGCGGTGGGTGTCGTTATGGCAAGTAAAGACTATCCTTATAAAAGTTCATCGCCTGCAGAGATCATCGTAGATGATATCTACCATGAAGAGGTAAGGGAAAATGCACATATCTCGTATGCGGGAGTGACACGGGGTGAAGACGGAAAACTCTATGCAACAGGCGGCAGGGTACTGGTCTGTGTAGGTATCGGTGATAGTATCAAAGAGGCACAAAGGCGTGCCTATATGTTGGTAGGGCAGGTGCATTTTGCAGGCAAACAGTGTCGTACAGACATTGCCTATCAGGCACTCTAG
- a CDS encoding uroporphyrinogen-III synthase: MTQTDGMIYLLSPLPREGTRHLPMIRFSSLSSTIDLSTCDTLLFTSKQAVKSAEALNPEWKKYPCLAIGAATAKEIESLGGKVMYRPKSFYAQTLSQDIITQFQDKKILYLRPKEVSFDAKTFLAKAGIALQEQVIYETACIRYEKKEKPGKNAIIIFTSPSTIHCFLKNFAWDESYTAVVIGEATKVHLPAKVCYEVADRPTIDACILKAKQILLTSNSK, translated from the coding sequence ATGACGCAAACTGATGGTATGATCTATCTTTTATCCCCTCTGCCCAGGGAAGGAACGAGACATCTGCCGATGATACGTTTTTCATCTCTCTCCTCCACGATAGATCTTTCAACATGCGATACACTGCTGTTTACCTCCAAGCAGGCCGTCAAGAGCGCAGAAGCATTAAATCCCGAATGGAAAAAGTATCCTTGTCTGGCCATAGGGGCAGCCACGGCAAAAGAGATAGAATCCCTGGGCGGAAAAGTGATGTACCGACCCAAATCATTTTATGCCCAAACGCTCAGTCAAGATATCATCACGCAATTTCAAGATAAAAAGATCTTATACTTACGCCCTAAAGAGGTCTCTTTTGATGCAAAAACGTTTTTAGCCAAGGCGGGTATAGCACTTCAGGAACAGGTCATCTATGAGACTGCTTGTATCCGCTATGAAAAAAAAGAGAAACCAGGCAAAAATGCCATTATTATCTTCACATCTCCCTCGACGATTCACTGTTTTTTGAAAAACTTTGCATGGGATGAAAGTTATACCGCCGTGGTGATAGGTGAAGCGACAAAAGTACATTTACCTGCCAAAGTATGCTATGAAGTAGCAGATAGGCCAACGATAGATGCCTGCATACTAAAAGCAAAGCAGATTTTACTCACTTCTAACTCCAAATAG
- a CDS encoding cation diffusion facilitator family transporter, which yields MSPQKRATLVSSSVATLLVILKLVLGIASGSVAVLASAIDSLLDMLVSVFNFYAIKKSEEHPDDEYHYGKGKIQAIAAVIEGTIITMSGLYIIYEAFKKISSGSVTTLLTPSIVAMTLSIIITYLLSRYLLKIARVTDNLVIKADALHYTTDLWSNAAVLLALGLVYLTGIDAIDAVFGLGIGLYIIYSAYEIVREGIEILLDRALDADMVENIAKILSSHPEITSYHWLKTRTDGSINFVEFHMVLHPNILLLEAHRIADQVEDQIFLLDTNKNWVITPHFDPYDDERMNVAMLNGEHLSRVAKKSS from the coding sequence ATGTCACCACAGAAACGTGCCACACTTGTGTCAAGTTCCGTTGCAACACTTTTGGTGATCTTAAAATTGGTCTTGGGAATAGCAAGCGGATCAGTGGCGGTCCTTGCTTCTGCGATCGACTCTCTTTTAGATATGTTGGTGTCCGTTTTCAACTTTTATGCGATCAAAAAGTCAGAAGAACATCCGGATGATGAATACCATTACGGTAAAGGTAAGATCCAAGCTATTGCTGCTGTCATAGAGGGAACGATCATTACCATGTCAGGTCTCTACATCATTTATGAGGCGTTTAAAAAGATAAGCAGCGGATCTGTGACCACACTGCTTACCCCTTCAATCGTAGCCATGACGCTTTCCATCATCATTACCTATCTTTTGTCCAGGTATCTCTTAAAAATCGCCAGAGTGACGGACAATCTTGTGATCAAAGCAGATGCGTTGCATTATACTACAGACCTATGGAGCAATGCTGCTGTTTTGCTGGCGCTGGGATTGGTATATCTGACAGGCATTGATGCGATCGATGCGGTCTTTGGTCTAGGGATAGGACTTTATATCATCTACTCTGCCTACGAGATCGTTCGGGAAGGTATAGAGATACTTTTAGACCGTGCACTGGATGCAGATATGGTGGAAAACATTGCAAAGATCCTCTCAAGTCATCCTGAGATAACAAGTTACCATTGGCTTAAGACACGTACGGACGGTTCCATCAACTTTGTAGAATTTCATATGGTCTTGCACCCGAATATACTGCTGCTTGAAGCACACCGTATCGCCGATCAAGTAGAAGATCAGATCTTTTTACTCGATACCAATAAAAACTGGGTCATTACACCGCACTTTGATCCTTATGATGACGAACGTATGAATGTGGCAATGCTGAATGGTGAGCATTTATCCAGAGTAGCGAAAAAATCATCATGA
- the htpG gene encoding molecular chaperone HtpG encodes MAKHQFQTEIGQLLKLMTHSLYSNKEIFIRELVSNASDALDKFNYLSLTDEKFKKDDWSGKVFIKLDKDDNSLTIGDNGVGMNESDLMDHLGTIAKSGTKAFMENLTGDAKKDSNLIGQFGVGFYSVFMVADKVDVISKKAGEEQAYMFSTDGTGEYEVKPVTKEAHGTIIYIKLKEDEKEFLDKWRVQEVVKKYSNHIAYPIMLNYSEEEREGEGDEATTKMVQKSEQINAATALWTLPKSELKKEDYVEFYKTLAHGDNEPLSYLHNRVEGANEFTTLFYIPKTAPMDMYRADYEAGVKLYVKRVFITDDNKELLPPYLRFVKGIIDSEDLPLNVSRELLQENRILANIKQNSTKKILQAIKKLSGEDADTFIAQYNRVIKEGIYTDHVNKELLLDIVKYKSSTEEGLVSLEEYTSRCDSEKKEIYYIVGDDEKVLRNSPLLEAYKKANIEVLIMDDKEVDSIVTPMIGAYKEWNLKDITTIEAPDSKTEEEKEEISKEFKSLTDKIKEVLGEEVKEVKTSTRLTSSPSCVLKDSSDPMASMAAMFAQMGQEMPEIPLILEINPDHEMIKKLDTLEDESLFADLSWILLDSAKLSEGLEPKDKGAFAQRVASLATKAL; translated from the coding sequence ATGGCAAAACATCAATTTCAAACAGAGATTGGTCAACTCTTAAAACTGATGACTCACTCTCTTTATTCAAACAAAGAGATATTTATACGTGAACTCGTTTCAAATGCGAGTGATGCGTTAGATAAATTTAATTATCTTTCTCTTACAGATGAAAAGTTCAAGAAAGATGATTGGTCCGGAAAAGTGTTCATCAAATTAGATAAAGACGATAACTCTCTAACCATCGGTGATAATGGTGTAGGGATGAATGAATCCGATCTAATGGACCATTTAGGTACGATTGCCAAGTCCGGTACAAAAGCATTCATGGAAAATCTTACCGGTGATGCGAAAAAAGATTCAAATCTTATCGGTCAGTTCGGGGTAGGGTTCTATTCTGTGTTCATGGTAGCAGACAAAGTGGATGTGATCTCTAAAAAGGCGGGTGAAGAGCAGGCTTACATGTTCAGTACGGATGGTACAGGTGAGTACGAAGTGAAGCCTGTGACGAAGGAAGCGCATGGAACGATCATCTACATCAAGCTTAAAGAGGATGAGAAAGAGTTCCTGGACAAGTGGAGAGTACAAGAAGTGGTCAAAAAGTACTCCAACCACATTGCATACCCTATTATGTTGAACTACTCTGAAGAGGAGAGAGAAGGTGAAGGGGATGAAGCAACGACTAAAATGGTCCAGAAATCAGAACAGATCAATGCGGCTACAGCACTCTGGACACTTCCAAAATCTGAATTGAAAAAAGAGGATTATGTAGAGTTCTATAAAACATTGGCACATGGTGATAATGAACCACTGAGCTATCTGCACAACAGAGTAGAGGGTGCCAATGAATTTACCACACTTTTCTATATCCCTAAAACCGCCCCTATGGATATGTACAGAGCAGATTATGAAGCAGGGGTTAAACTCTATGTGAAGCGTGTGTTTATCACCGATGACAACAAAGAGTTATTGCCACCGTATCTTCGTTTTGTAAAAGGGATCATCGATTCTGAAGATCTGCCGCTGAATGTTTCCCGTGAGTTACTTCAGGAAAACAGGATCTTGGCAAATATCAAACAAAATTCTACAAAGAAGATACTCCAGGCCATTAAAAAGCTCAGTGGCGAAGATGCGGATACATTTATTGCACAATACAATAGAGTGATAAAAGAGGGTATCTACACAGACCATGTGAACAAAGAGTTGTTGCTTGATATCGTCAAATACAAGAGTTCAACGGAAGAAGGTCTTGTATCGCTTGAAGAGTATACGAGCCGTTGTGATTCTGAGAAAAAAGAGATCTACTATATCGTAGGTGATGATGAAAAGGTATTGAGAAACTCTCCTCTGCTCGAAGCCTATAAAAAGGCAAATATCGAAGTACTTATCATGGATGATAAAGAGGTGGACAGTATCGTTACGCCGATGATAGGTGCCTATAAAGAGTGGAACCTTAAAGATATCACAACGATTGAAGCACCGGATTCCAAGACCGAAGAAGAGAAAGAAGAGATCTCTAAAGAGTTCAAATCTCTTACAGATAAGATCAAAGAGGTGTTGGGTGAAGAGGTCAAGGAGGTAAAAACTTCTACGAGACTGACATCCAGTCCCTCATGTGTACTGAAAGACAGTTCTGATCCTATGGCAAGTATGGCAGCGATGTTTGCCCAAATGGGACAGGAAATGCCGGAAATACCTTTGATCCTGGAGATCAACCCTGACCATGAAATGATCAAGAAGCTGGATACGCTTGAAGATGAATCTCTCTTTGCTGATCTCTCATGGATACTTTTGGATTCTGCGAAACTTTCTGAAGGACTCGAACCTAAAGATAAGGGAGCCTTTGCCCAACGCGTAGCTTCATTAGCGACCAAAGCACTCTAA